CAGCACTGTTCCTGGGAGGAGAGGGATTCAGTGAGAGCTTGTCTTGTGGGTGGGGAAGTCTGATCTTGGGTTGAGAGAAGAGGGTCCCCATTATAGGATCATAACAACCACATGTGTCATGCAGGAGATCAGAATCTGAGTCTTTGCCGTTCCCTTCCTCCACCAAAACGTCTGCCGCTTCCAGGCAGTAGGATAATCCAGTGTCAACCACACTGTGTTCAGTTCTCTTGCTTGACTTCACTCTCTGTGTCAGAGAATATTTGCTAAAAACATTTGCTGCAAAATAAAGCAATTTCAAGCAATTTCATGTTTCATTTGAGCTTCATAACCACAGAGCTACATTTGTTACTTTTGGCATAGTGTGCAGCGAATGAATGTGAGTAGTATTTTTCCGTTTCTGTTTatgatctttttttattttgcatgtaAGAGTTGGAGGTGAGAAAGAACTGAGCTGTGCGTTTACGGttcgtttatttattttggctgctctgggtcttccttgAAGCGcgtgggctttctgtagttgtggtgtgcaggcttctctcgttgtggcacGTACAGTTCGTTTATTATTAATAGCAcgttcccttccttctcccttaCCCCTTCTCACATCCTTTGACTTTTAAACCAACCAAGACAGAAGGAGCCTAGCAGATAGGAATCAAGGCAGCTGGGAGCTCCTAATGTGTTTTATGACCATAAATCAAAAAGTATATTAACAAAACCCTACTTTCTTTTAATAGGTGAAGAACAAAACATGACCGAAATAGACGCCTTCCCTAGGAGGTAATAATCTTCTGTTTactcattaaggtcttttccttTAGTGGCCATCATTAGCCTACAGAAGTCAAAGTAAGACAGGGACATGGCGCTGAAAAGCAGAGTAGAGAATGTCAGGTTCAGCATCTGGAGGGCTGCCTTGTAGGTGTGCGGGTTGGTTGCTGCCCGTGGTTCTGAAGGGACCAAGACTGAGGCTCAAGATATTGAACAATTGGGATGGCCTTGGCCTGGGCCAGACCATTGTCTTTGGTCCCTGGTCCCTGGAGCCCTGGGGGAAAGACACCCAAGCAGAGGAATTGGGGGATGGGAGGGGTTTGCTCAGGATGGCTGCTGTTTACTAGTTGGTACAGAGATGTTTCAGGACTTTCCCAACCAGTGTGGCTGCGAGGCCCGCCCAGGGCACAGCAGTGGCCCGCCGGCCTGGTGGAGGAGGAAGCAGCAGGCCTCTGTCTGTTCTGTGCATTGACCTTGGGCTTGGAGGAGCTTATTATTTAATAAGAcctagactgatttttttttaaacttttcctaaACAGAGAAATATTTGATCCAACTGAAAAGTACAAAATGGACCACAAAAGGAGAGGAATTGCGTTAATCTTCAATCATGAGAGGTTCTTCTGGCACTTAACCCTGCCAAACAGGCCGGGCACCAGTGCCGACAGAGACAATCTTAGGCGCAGGTAGTACTGTTTTATTTAACATCCAGGTGGTCAGATATTTAAGCGATAACTACTTATCCGCACTGTACACATAACAGAGCAAGAGTATTTGGGGATGAACCTCACTTGGGCTCAGCCTCCCCTAAGAACTTGCCTGAATTTTCCCCCTAATCCTGTTCTATTAAATGTTAACAGTCTTTGCATTCTTATAAATATATCTGCATAGTAGACGGCAGTATTCTAACTTAAATCAGTTACCATGAATAAATCCCTTCCTGCCATGGATAATCGAGGAAAACCATCAttgtcatatttttctttctccctaaaGAAAAGTCAATTTATATGTCATAAAAATGAGTATAGATTCCTCAAATAATTAGGAGTATATGACAGTTTTGAATAGCTCATAAGCTAGTATCCAATTTAATCTCCAGGTTTTCAGATCTAGGATTTGAAGTAAAATGTTTTGATGATCTTAGAGCAGAAGAACTGTTGCTCAAAATTCATGAGGGTAAGTAGTTTTCCTATTCATCTTCCTTTGATGGGACTGAGTAGTTTTTAATTATCCTTGTATGGAGATAGGTCCAAGTAATTAACTTGTAAAAAAGGCATGTCAATTAATTTAGCATGGGTTATAGGTTTTGGTTGTGCCTCTCTGATTATACGTTACTCAGCAGATTTAGAGACCTTTGCATATAATGCCTACCAAGTTATAGTTTATATACCACTGGTTACAGTCTGTTACTCTGGAAATGAATGTAATGATCTTTTCATTTGGCAATTAAAAGCCCAAGATGCAAATACTACAGATGCTGGGCAGTCATTTTTTAACTGACTCCTTCCACACCCAAGTTTTCTACTGACTTCAAAATACTGCTggtttacatacattatctcataaTTTCTACATCACTATGCAgtaggttggagaaggaaatggcaccccactccagtgttcttgcttagagaatcccatggagagaggagcctggaaggctgctgtccatagggtcacacagagttggacacagctgaagcgacttagcaggcatgcatgcactggagaaggaaatggcaccccactccagggttcttgcctggagaatcccagggacaggggagcctggtgggctgccgtctatggggtcgcacagagttggatgcgactgaagcgacttagcagcagcagcagcatgcagtagGTAAATTAACAACTTAATGTGTATAGTAATCACTACAAGTCATGGGTTTTTAAGTAACTTGTCAATGGACTATTAGAACAACTGCATCATTAAACTTTCttcagaacttttttttaaaaattgaggtataattgacatacagaggagcctggtatgctgcaggccacggggtcgcaTTTGTGTACATTGGGGAACGATCGCCACCATTAAGTCTAGTTACCGTCTGTCACCGTTCGTAGTTACAGACTCTTTTCTAGtgacttttaagatttattctcttagcaactttcaaatatgctaactgtagtcatcatgctgtacattaacATCCCCAGGACTTACGTATTTTGTAACTGCAAGTTTATACCTTTGGCCCCTTCACCATTTTGCCTCACACTTCTCCTTTCCCCTGCCCCAGCTGCCACGAGTCTGCTCTCTGCAACTTTGAACTTGGTTTTGCTTGCTGGGTTTTTAGTTCCCACATATAGTGACGTGATCGCGTCCTTCTCTGACTTGagtcacttaacataatgccctcagGGTTCACCTGTGTTGTTGCAAATTgcacattttcccttttttaatgactgaatgcTCACCCATTGTACATGTACAGACCACACTTCCCTTATCCGTTCATCTATtagtgggcatttaggttgtttctgtatcttggctgttGCAGTAATGCTGCAGAGAATACAAGGGCTCGTGTGTCTTTACAAGTTAGCGTTTTTAGcgtttttggatatatacccagaagtggaagtgtagtatatggtagctctgtttttaattttttgaggaccctcATACCAGGGTTCCTCTTTAATCTGTAAATAATTTCACCTGGCTGCTCCCCACCTTTCCTACTTTGCTCGCTCCTCAGCTTTGGAGGGCATCCGCCTCGTGTCTTAACACTCTTTGGGAAGCTCCAAGCGCTGTAGACACATGCTGGCACTGCCTCCCTTCAAGGTGCAGCGACACGGAGGGAAGTGTTACGGGGTAGTTCCCGTGTCTGCCCTAAGAAGGTCTCTGCTGATTCAAAGAAACTTCTTAGGCGTTCCCCATAATAATCCCTTTAGGTTTTCCATGTCAttattctgtgttttaaaaaagctAACAAAAACCTGTTCAAACTCTTACTTCTTTGAACTGTAATAATTTGGATGTTTAAAAGTCAGATATTGTATTGTATAAATTCTTGCTTAATTTAAATAAGTTGTTTCATTagacattttataataaaattttcccTCAATTATCTGAAACTTTAGATACTAAGTaccttattttcatttctaaataactTTTGGGGTCCTTTTTAGCATCAACTGCTAGCCACGTAGATGCAGAttgctttttgtgtgttttcctgAGTCACGGTGAAGGCAACCACATCTACGCATATGATGCCAAAATTGAAATTCAGACGTTAACAGGCTTGTTCAAAGGAGACAAGTGTCAGAGCCTGGTTGGAAAACCCAAGATATTTATCATTCAGGTAAGACTGATTACGTTATAATCTTAATTATAAAGGCCATAGTTCTATACATGTGATTAGAAAGAACTAAAGCTGATTTTGGAAGTTAACTTTCTCCAGTAATCGGAAAAGGCCCTTTTTGAATCCTAGCCAATcagagttgcagcttcagctgTTAGTGGTAGTTCTTTAACATAAAGATGCTCAGAATCTTTATTACTTGGAACTGACTCAAAATAATGAATATTACTTGGCAATGACTCCCTGGCCCAGCCCAGTGTCAAGGTAGGGCCTCTGGAGAAGGTGTCTACTGATGGACCACGGCAGTGGGGCACTGCCTGTTCAGACCAGGTTTGGTCTGGTAGCTGGAGAACATGCCAGCCAGTGAGGAGAAGGTGGGCATGAAGACTTCTAGTTCCAGCTAGACTTCTAGTCCTTTCACGTTTTCCCTTAGGCCAAGATGGGTCTAGCCGCTGCCCAACTTGtagtaagaataaaaatattttgggagGCCTGAATAACATCCCCTTTGTTACCTCAGTAGGGATTTCTGGGAAAAAATGAGAATTCCTGATgttgctgggctgcatgaaggaCCCGGGCACCTTTCACACCCCGCCATTCCTTGAGAGAGGGAGTAGGgggctacttaaaaaaaaagtcaaggatgACTCCCTGGTTTCTTGTTTGGACTGTGGCACTGGGGCGTCTGTGAGATGTGTTGGAAATACAGGTCGAAACTGAGACAGGCGGCCTAGGCTAGAGAAGTTAGTTGGGAGTAACGAGGGGGTGGATGGTAATGGAGACAGGTGGCCCGGGTTAGAGAATTACACTGGGACAGTGATGAGCGGATAGAGGGTTCTGGGAGGCATGGGAGTGGATGAGCTCCTCCGTGTcaaggatcccctgaagaaggcgtATAGAGGGAATTCCTTTGCGGCCCATTGACAGCACTCAGTGCCATCGCTGCCAGGGCTCCAGCTTCAGTCCCTGTTGGAAAACTAAGACCCCACGAGCTGCGTGGTGCCACCAAAAACAAGTGGAGAACAGAACTGAGGGATGCTGATGAGGAATGGGCAGAGGGAAGACAATGAGGAGGACACCTCAGaagaacaggagaaaaatcacaaGAATGATGGGTGATTGTTTATGAAAAAGGGAGTAGCCAGCACCATCAGGCACCAAAGCAAGGAAAATGTTTTGCCAAGTTATTTGATTTCTCTATGCCTCAGATTCTTCACAACAGGCACACTGCCTCATAGGGTGACTGAGAGGATAAGATGACGTGGCCTAAGATGAAAAACGCTTTGAACAGTGCCGAGGAAGTGGCCCACCCCCAGCCAGTAAAGGCCGGCTCTTATGCTTACTGCCGTTGATTTGGCAAGTGATGGCATTGAGTTCCACATGCTCTACATTCCATGTAGGAAGACAGTAGAAAAGGTCTGAAAATAAGCCTGATAGtacaaaataagattaaaatcTCCCTGTAAAAATAGGGTATTAGGAATCTTGTTTATCTGGTAACTCTGAAATCCATCTGAATGTTTCTTTTAAAGCTTATAATTCTTCAGCCATTTCAGAATTGATGGACACATTTATAATACTACAGCAGAATCTTGTTAGAGCACTGTGCTAAGTTTACGAGGGCTGCCAGAACAGAGTACAGGCATACCTCGCTTTATTGTACTTTGCGTATTTTTacacttttgctttttaaaaactgaaggtcTATGGCAACCCTGCGTtgatgccatttttccaacagcatttgctcactttgtgtctctgtgtcccaTTTGGGTAACATTATAtttcacacttttaaaatattatttgtcatGATGATCTGTGATTTTTGACATTACTATTGTAAAAAGATTATGGCTAGCTGAAGATTCAGGTGATGGTCAGCATTGTTTAGCAATAGAGTATTTAATTAAggtctgtcctttttttttagaattaatgctactgcacactttaatagactacagtatagtatagacataacttttatatgcactgctgctgctaagtcacttgccgtgtccaactctgtgcgaccccatagacagcagcccaccaggctcccctgtccctgggattctccaggcaagaacactggagtgggttgccatttccttctccaatgcatgagagtgaaaagtgaaagtgaagttgctcagtcgtgtccaactctcagcgaccccgtggactgcagcccaccaggctcctccatccatgggattttccaggcaagagtactggagtggggtgtcctATGCACtaggaaacaaaaaaattcacgtGACTTGCTCTGTAGCAATATTCGCCCTGTTgtagtggtctggaactgaagctgcagtatctctgaggtctgcctgcacaaagactgggtggcttagacaacggaagtttattttcttgcagcccaagatcaaggtgtcagcagggttgatttctgaggcctctctccttggatGGGAGGTGGATTCTCATCTCTTTTGTCTTCACGTGGGCTTTTCCCTGTGCTGTCTGTACCCTggcctctttttataaggacaccagtcataggGGGTTAGGGCCCACCAATAGTCCTCATTTTACCTTAACTACCTCTTTAAAGACCGTATCACCATATACAGTTACCTTTGAAATATTGGAGGCTATATGTTTTATATTGAAGCCCTCAGTATATAAATGGGGGTGGGACCTATTGACTGAAAGAAGACCAAACTCCCAGGGAGAAGGACcctgccaaaaaataaataaataaacggaGTGGGGACAAAAAGCCCGTAATAGTCATTTAATGTTAGCCTTTGTATGAGTCAGAATTAGTAAGAATTTGAGCCCTCGCTTTAAAGTGGGAGCAGAAGGAAGGAGGCACAT
This window of the Capra hircus breed San Clemente chromosome 6, ASM170441v1, whole genome shotgun sequence genome carries:
- the CASP6 gene encoding caspase-6 codes for the protein MSSDAALRRARCPGEEQNMTEIDAFPRREIFDPTEKYKMDHKRRGIALIFNHERFFWHLTLPNRPGTSADRDNLRRRFSDLGFEVKCFDDLRAEELLLKIHEASTASHVDADCFLCVFLSHGEGNHIYAYDAKIEIQTLTGLFKGDKCQSLVGKPKIFIIQACRGSQHDVPVIPLDAVDHGTDMLGANVTQVDAASVYTLPAGADFLMCYSVAEGYYSHRETVNGSWYIQDLCEMLGKFGSSLEFTELLTLVNRKVSQRRVDFCRDPSAIGKKQVPCFASMLTKKLHFSPKSK